In Aerococcus loyolae, a genomic segment contains:
- a CDS encoding VirB4-like conjugal transfer ATPase, CD1110 family gives MKQRKKQISDLNLREKQLKKDRKEVRRLKTKKDPTNSLLSVLLKKEKKRFTVEDTIPYIRMLPEGICQLDEKNYSKTISFQDINYQLALEEDRDLIFNQFANFLNSFDPSVHIELSYVNQLGRNRDLQDAIKIADKGDFYDDVRKEFREMLKLQLAKGNNGLKKMKYITFTTEADNLEQARAKLNRLEVDILSNFKSMGVRAESLDGEERLRLVHDMLNPDKNFDFSYKDLKKKESTKSHITPNIFNFAPANNFKFGKYIGAVSHFQILASELSDRMLSEFLDIDDNIYVAFHIDVVEQAEAIKLIKRKNTDLDRMKIEEQKKAVRAGYDMDIIPSDINTFGADVKSMLSDLQNRDERLFVVTIVMMNFARTNQKLENTIAQISSIANRHNCQVKRLSHQQEQGLVSVLPLGVNQVEIKRFLTSSSTAVFMPFTTEELFIDSANSLYYGLNALSQNLIMADRKKLKNPNGLILGTPGSGKSFSAKREMANSILVTDDDVIICDPEGEYSNLVKQFNGEVIKVSAKSKDYLNPLDINMNYGDGDAPLKDKANFIMSMLELVVGGSGLTAAEKSVIDRCLPKIYQKYFEDPKPENMPILGDLYDMLLSQEEGVGRKLATEMEIYVKGSLNVFNNRSNVDLNRQLLCFDIKELGTQLKKIGMLVIQDQVWNKVSLNRGSKSTRYYIDEFHLLLKDPQTASYSVEIWKRFRKWGGIPTGITQNVKDLLTSQEIENIFDNTDFVLMLNQASGDRDILAKKLKISPYQLNYITNSNAGEGLLFFGNTIVPFIDKFPKDTMLYKLMTTKPEEAK, from the coding sequence TTGAAGCAAAGAAAAAAGCAAATCAGCGACTTAAATCTAAGGGAAAAACAATTAAAAAAAGACCGAAAGGAAGTAAGAAGGCTAAAAACAAAGAAAGATCCAACAAATAGTCTTCTAAGTGTTCTTTTAAAGAAAGAGAAAAAGAGATTTACTGTTGAGGATACAATTCCATATATAAGAATGTTACCAGAGGGCATTTGCCAGTTAGATGAAAAAAATTATTCAAAGACAATTTCATTTCAAGATATAAATTACCAGTTGGCATTGGAAGAAGATAGAGATTTAATTTTTAACCAATTTGCCAACTTTTTAAATTCTTTTGATCCAAGTGTCCACATTGAACTATCATATGTAAATCAATTAGGAAGAAATAGAGACCTACAAGATGCAATTAAAATTGCTGATAAGGGAGACTTTTATGACGATGTAAGAAAAGAGTTTAGGGAGATGTTAAAGCTTCAACTTGCAAAGGGAAATAACGGACTTAAAAAGATGAAGTATATAACCTTTACAACAGAAGCCGATAACCTAGAGCAAGCACGAGCAAAGTTAAATAGACTTGAAGTAGATATTTTATCTAACTTTAAATCTATGGGAGTAAGAGCAGAAAGTCTTGATGGCGAAGAAAGGTTAAGACTTGTTCACGATATGTTAAATCCAGACAAGAACTTTGATTTTTCATATAAAGATTTGAAGAAGAAAGAGTCTACAAAGTCACATATAACTCCCAATATCTTTAATTTTGCACCAGCAAATAATTTTAAATTTGGTAAATATATTGGAGCAGTAAGCCATTTTCAAATACTTGCAAGTGAGTTATCAGACAGAATGTTATCTGAGTTTTTAGATATTGATGACAATATTTATGTAGCTTTTCATATAGATGTAGTTGAACAAGCAGAAGCTATTAAACTCATTAAGAGAAAAAACACAGACCTGGACAGAATGAAAATTGAAGAACAAAAGAAAGCAGTTCGTGCTGGATATGATATGGATATTATTCCTTCAGATATAAATACTTTTGGGGCTGATGTTAAGTCCATGTTATCTGACTTACAAAATAGAGATGAAAGGCTATTTGTAGTTACCATAGTAATGATGAATTTTGCAAGAACTAATCAAAAATTAGAAAACACTATTGCTCAAATATCATCAATTGCAAACAGACATAATTGTCAGGTAAAAAGATTATCTCATCAACAAGAACAAGGACTTGTTTCTGTCTTACCTCTAGGAGTTAACCAAGTCGAAATAAAAAGATTTTTAACTTCATCATCAACGGCAGTATTTATGCCTTTTACAACAGAAGAGCTGTTTATTGATTCAGCAAATTCTTTGTATTATGGATTAAATGCCCTTAGCCAAAACTTGATTATGGCAGATAGGAAGAAACTCAAGAACCCTAACGGACTAATATTAGGAACACCAGGTTCTGGTAAATCTTTCTCAGCAAAGAGAGAGATGGCAAATTCAATTCTTGTCACAGATGATGATGTAATTATTTGTGATCCAGAAGGCGAGTATTCAAACCTTGTAAAACAATTTAATGGAGAAGTTATTAAAGTTTCGGCAAAATCAAAGGACTATCTAAATCCATTAGATATTAATATGAACTATGGAGATGGGGATGCACCTTTAAAGGATAAGGCAAACTTCATAATGTCTATGCTTGAACTTGTAGTAGGAGGATCTGGTCTTACTGCTGCAGAAAAATCTGTTATAGATAGGTGCTTACCAAAGATATACCAAAAGTATTTTGAAGACCCTAAGCCAGAAAATATGCCTATATTAGGAGATTTATACGATATGCTCCTATCCCAAGAAGAGGGAGTTGGCAGAAAACTAGCAACAGAAATGGAAATTTATGTTAAGGGAAGTCTTAATGTCTTTAATAATAGGTCAAATGTTGACCTAAATAGGCAACTGCTCTGTTTTGATATAAAAGAGCTAGGAACACAACTTAAAAAAATAGGTATGCTTGTAATTCAAGACCAAGTTTGGAACAAGGTTTCCTTAAATAGAGGAAGCAAGTCTACAAGATACTATATAGATGAGTTCCACCTTTTATTAAAAGACCCACAAACTGCTTCATATTCAGTAGAAATCTGGAAAAGATTTAGAAAATGGGGTGGTATTCCAACAGGTATAACTCAAAACGTAAAAGACCTTTTAACAAGTCAGGAAATTGAAAATATCTTTGATAATACAGACTTTGTTCTAATGTTAAATCAAGCATCTGGAGATAGAGATATTCTTGCTAAGAAATTAAAAATATCGCCTTATCAGTTAAACTATATTACTAATTCAAATGCAGGTGAGGGATTACTATTCTTTGGAAATACTATTGTTCCATTTATAGATAAATTCCCTAAAGACACCATGTTATATAAGCTAATGACAACAAAACCAGAAGAAGCTAAGTAG
- a CDS encoding PrgI family protein — MAYVPIPKDLDKIKTKVAFNLTKRQLIGFSVAGLIGIPTYLFMKKYLPNDVSIIVMLIVTLPIFFITLYEKDTLTFEKYFKFFYLHKFYQPTKRIRKEAYLEAKKKANQRLKSKGKTIKKRPKGSKKAKNKERSNK, encoded by the coding sequence ATGGCGTATGTACCAATACCAAAAGATTTGGACAAGATTAAAACAAAGGTTGCCTTTAACTTAACTAAAAGACAACTTATAGGTTTTTCTGTGGCAGGACTAATTGGCATACCAACCTATTTATTTATGAAGAAATATCTACCTAATGATGTTTCAATCATTGTAATGCTAATAGTAACCCTGCCAATCTTTTTTATAACCTTATATGAAAAAGATACCTTAACTTTTGAAAAATATTTTAAATTTTTCTATCTTCATAAGTTTTATCAACCAACTAAGAGAATAAGAAAGGAGGCATACCTTGAAGCAAAGAAAAAAGCAAATCAGCGACTTAAATCTAAGGGAAAAACAATTAAAAAAAGACCGAAAGGAAGTAAGAAGGCTAAAAACAAAGAAAGATCCAACAAATAG
- a CDS encoding VirB6/TrbL-like conjugal transfer protein, CD1112 family — translation MFGIFDKLTEFFKDMLLGGIKANLESMFLDINDKVGVIATDVGKTPMGWNGEVYNFIKNINDNVIVPIAGLIITAVLCIELINMVMQKNNMHDTDTFEFFKYIIKMFIAVYLASHAFEFSMAVFDVAQNLVNKAAGVITTSATVSGDQIVAMVDTLKEKDVGALIMILVETSLVRIAIQCISLTITLIVYGRMFEIYVYSSVSSIPFATMGNKEWGQIGTNYIKGLFALGLQGLFLMVCLGIYTVLIRTVQITDIHASLFSILGYALLLGLMMFKSGTVAKSIMNTH, via the coding sequence ATGTTTGGTATCTTTGACAAGCTAACTGAATTTTTTAAGGATATGCTACTCGGAGGTATCAAAGCAAATCTTGAGTCCATGTTCTTAGATATAAATGACAAGGTAGGAGTTATTGCAACTGATGTTGGTAAAACACCTATGGGTTGGAATGGAGAAGTATATAACTTTATAAAAAACATTAATGATAATGTGATTGTTCCAATAGCAGGTCTTATCATAACAGCAGTTTTATGTATTGAACTCATAAATATGGTTATGCAAAAGAATAATATGCACGATACAGATACTTTTGAGTTTTTCAAATACATTATAAAGATGTTTATAGCAGTCTACCTTGCAAGCCATGCCTTTGAATTTTCAATGGCAGTCTTTGATGTGGCACAAAATCTTGTAAACAAAGCGGCAGGGGTAATCACTACTTCTGCCACTGTTTCAGGAGATCAAATAGTTGCTATGGTTGATACATTAAAAGAAAAAGATGTTGGTGCATTAATAATGATATTAGTTGAAACAAGCCTTGTAAGGATTGCAATTCAATGTATATCTTTAACTATTACCTTAATAGTATATGGGCGTATGTTTGAAATATATGTCTACTCATCAGTATCATCCATACCATTTGCGACTATGGGAAATAAAGAATGGGGTCAGATTGGAACAAATTATATCAAGGGACTTTTTGCCTTGGGACTACAAGGTTTGTTTTTGATGGTATGTTTAGGTATCTACACCGTTTTAATAAGAACGGTACAGATTACAGATATTCACGCAAGCTTGTTTAGTATATTAGGATATGCTCTACTACTTGGACTTATGATGTTTAAGAGTGGAACAGTTGCGAAAAGTATTATGAATACGCACTAG
- the ltrA gene encoding group II intron reverse transcriptase/maturase, with amino-acid sequence MSTSKQTLKQSKIRYTEYYDLQKVLDDLYEDSSKNKVFSNLMELITSRENIKLAYRSIKGNKGSHTAGVDGRTIKHLSRLNEEEYISLIQKQFHWYKPRPVKRVEILKPNGKIRPLGIPTIVDRIVQQCILQILEPICEAKFHDSSYGFRPNRSTEHAIAECARLMQIQHLHYVVDIDIQGFFDNVYHAKLIRQLWNLGIHDKKLLCIIKEMLKADIVMPDKKVITPTKGTPQGGILSPLLSNVVLNELDWWVSSQWLTMPTHYPYKQRTNSQGTEIKSHTYRALRTSNLKEIYIVRYADDFKIFCRNYYDAKRTYQAVTKWLQDRLKLNVSEEKSKITNLKQRYSEFLGFKLKVKPKGKKFVVQSHISDKALKNAKENISKCVADIKRPANEKEQYKAIAKYNATVSGLHNYYQIATNVSLDFAKIAFHIKKQMNNRLDIKTSGMLNKGFIKEKYGKSKQLRFLNGHPLIPVGYIRTKDAKHKKKVVNKYSVKGRAFIHKNLQIDVDTLVWLMRHPVLDKSIEFADNRISLFAAQYGRCGVTGVKLTPNYIHCHHKIPLEQGGTDSYSNLILVTEAVHILIHATKEDTIQKYIKELGLTVKQIEKCNKLRKMAGLPLI; translated from the coding sequence GTGTCCACTTCGAAACAAACACTGAAACAAAGCAAAATCCGTTATACGGAATACTATGACTTGCAAAAAGTCCTTGATGATTTATATGAAGATAGCAGTAAGAATAAAGTATTTTCAAATTTAATGGAGTTGATAACTTCAAGAGAAAATATAAAACTTGCCTATCGCAGTATCAAAGGGAACAAAGGAAGTCATACAGCCGGAGTAGATGGCAGAACAATAAAACATCTATCAAGGCTAAATGAAGAAGAATACATTTCTCTCATACAAAAACAGTTTCATTGGTATAAACCACGCCCTGTAAAGAGAGTGGAGATACTAAAGCCTAATGGGAAAATTAGACCTTTAGGAATACCAACTATTGTAGATAGAATTGTACAACAATGTATCTTGCAAATATTAGAGCCGATATGTGAAGCCAAGTTTCATGACAGTTCCTATGGGTTTCGACCTAACAGGAGTACGGAACACGCTATTGCAGAATGTGCAAGACTAATGCAGATACAGCACTTACACTATGTAGTCGATATTGATATACAAGGATTTTTCGATAACGTATATCATGCAAAGCTCATAAGGCAGCTTTGGAATTTAGGAATCCATGACAAAAAGTTACTTTGTATCATTAAGGAAATGCTTAAAGCAGACATAGTTATGCCCGATAAAAAGGTAATTACACCAACAAAGGGAACACCACAAGGCGGAATATTATCACCGCTACTATCTAATGTAGTCTTGAACGAATTAGATTGGTGGGTTTCATCTCAATGGCTGACAATGCCTACGCATTATCCATATAAACAGAGAACGAACAGTCAAGGAACAGAGATAAAAAGCCATACTTACAGAGCTTTAAGAACAAGCAACCTAAAAGAAATATACATTGTAAGGTATGCTGATGATTTTAAGATATTTTGCCGTAATTACTACGATGCAAAAAGAACCTATCAGGCAGTTACAAAATGGTTGCAAGACCGATTAAAACTAAATGTGAGTGAAGAAAAATCTAAAATAACAAATCTAAAACAAAGGTATTCGGAGTTCTTAGGATTTAAGCTTAAGGTTAAACCAAAAGGCAAAAAGTTTGTTGTACAGTCGCATATAAGTGATAAGGCACTGAAAAATGCAAAAGAAAATATTTCTAAATGTGTTGCGGATATAAAAAGACCTGCAAACGAAAAGGAACAGTACAAAGCAATAGCCAAGTATAATGCCACTGTCTCAGGCTTGCATAATTACTACCAAATAGCAACAAATGTAAGTTTGGACTTTGCTAAAATAGCCTTTCACATTAAAAAGCAGATGAACAACAGACTTGATATTAAAACCAGTGGAATGCTAAACAAAGGATTTATCAAAGAAAAATATGGAAAAAGTAAACAGCTTCGCTTCCTTAATGGACATCCGCTAATTCCAGTTGGATATATTAGGACAAAGGACGCAAAACACAAGAAAAAGGTTGTAAATAAATACTCTGTAAAGGGCAGAGCTTTTATTCATAAAAATCTGCAAATCGATGTAGATACACTTGTTTGGTTGATGAGACATCCTGTACTTGATAAGAGTATAGAGTTTGCAGACAACAGAATCTCGCTCTTTGCAGCTCAATATGGCAGATGTGGGGTAACAGGTGTAAAACTTACACCAAACTATATACATTGCCATCACAAGATACCGCTTGAACAAGGCGGTACAGACAGTTATAGCAACTTAATTCTTGTTACAGAAGCAGTTCATATACTTATCCATGCAACAAAAGAAGATACAATCCAAAAATATATAAAAGAGCTTGGCTTAACGGTCAAGCAGATCGAGAAATGTAATAAGCTTAGAAAAATGGCAGGATTGCCACTAATTTAG
- a CDS encoding single-stranded DNA-binding protein, whose amino-acid sequence MYREMININANLVKEVELSEFERDGEKVDVANFTLIKKYGKGKEYTNCSVYGEKSERAKELDKGDLIHVFGYFKENKKGDKVYKNFIVKSLNKIENKKENEEE is encoded by the coding sequence ATGTATAGAGAAATGATAAATATTAATGCAAATTTAGTTAAAGAAGTGGAATTATCAGAATTTGAAAGAGATGGAGAAAAAGTAGATGTAGCAAATTTTACTCTCATTAAAAAATATGGTAAAGGAAAAGAATATACAAATTGTTCAGTCTACGGAGAAAAAAGCGAACGTGCAAAAGAATTAGATAAAGGAGATCTAATCCATGTCTTTGGATATTTCAAAGAAAACAAAAAAGGAGATAAGGTCTACAAGAATTTTATAGTTAAATCACTAAACAAAATAGAAAATAAGAAAGAAAACGAGGAGGAATAA
- a CDS encoding SAP domain-containing protein — protein MIESRPKFDKITSFDEFNKYYWYREELSQICKLLGLEYRGTKQELNYIIEQYFKGDVIKKSSIKNIKKQVDYITLDMPLLECGFSFNSKFREYFSVVTGVLPFKFTADMATAWRKVKRQNDLSFTIQDMLKVYYGKSDYAKYDNSVCQWNQFLKDFCADENSCNYSNKIQVAAILWKEVRDSKNKKVYSRELIKKYEDKIEDYHK, from the coding sequence ATGATAGAAAGTAGACCTAAGTTTGATAAAATCACATCGTTTGATGAGTTTAATAAATACTATTGGTATCGTGAAGAACTTTCACAGATATGCAAGTTATTAGGATTAGAATATAGAGGTACAAAACAAGAACTCAATTATATTATTGAGCAGTACTTTAAGGGTGATGTGATTAAAAAGTCATCAATAAAAAACATAAAGAAACAAGTTGATTATATTACTTTAGATATGCCTTTACTTGAGTGTGGATTTTCCTTTAATTCAAAATTCAGAGAATATTTTTCTGTTGTAACAGGTGTTTTGCCTTTCAAATTTACTGCAGATATGGCAACGGCTTGGAGAAAAGTGAAAAGACAAAATGATTTGAGTTTTACTATTCAAGATATGCTCAAAGTTTATTATGGAAAATCAGATTATGCTAAGTATGATAATTCGGTTTGTCAATGGAATCAATTTTTAAAGGATTTTTGTGCAGACGAAAATAGTTGTAACTACTCTAATAAAATACAAGTAGCTGCAATTCTTTGGAAAGAAGTCAGAGATTCAAAAAACAAAAAAGTTTATTCACGAGAACTTATAAAAAAATATGAGGATAAAATAGAAGACTATCACAAGTAA